One part of the Corallococcus caeni genome encodes these proteins:
- the rdgB gene encoding RdgB/HAM1 family non-canonical purine NTP pyrophosphatase → MKPKLLFATGNAGKLREMRALVGDAVEVVSLKDLPPVPEPVEDGATFEANAVKKAREYSLATGLPALADDSGLCVDALDGQPGVLSARYAPGDDRARYEKLLAELSGVPDEKRTASFRCALALVTGKGAEPRVEVGRCEGVILRAPKGTNGFGYDPVFQVEGEGGRSMAELAPEEKSRVSHRARAFQLMRRHLLAL, encoded by the coding sequence ATGAAGCCGAAGCTGCTCTTCGCCACCGGCAACGCCGGCAAGCTGCGCGAGATGCGCGCGCTCGTGGGTGACGCCGTGGAGGTGGTGTCCCTCAAGGACCTGCCCCCCGTGCCCGAGCCCGTGGAGGACGGCGCCACGTTCGAGGCGAACGCGGTGAAGAAGGCCCGTGAGTACTCCCTGGCCACCGGACTGCCCGCGCTGGCGGACGACTCAGGGCTGTGCGTGGACGCGCTGGACGGACAGCCCGGCGTGCTCTCCGCGCGGTACGCGCCGGGGGACGACCGGGCCCGTTACGAGAAGCTGCTCGCGGAGCTCTCAGGCGTGCCGGACGAGAAGCGCACCGCGTCCTTCCGCTGCGCCCTGGCGCTGGTGACGGGCAAGGGCGCCGAGCCCCGGGTGGAGGTGGGCCGCTGCGAGGGCGTCATCCTGCGCGCGCCGAAGGGGACGAACGGCTTTGGCTACGACCCCGTGTTCCAGGTGGAGGGGGAGGGCGGGCGCTCCATGGCGGAGCTGGCACCGGAGGAGAAGTCCCGGGTGTCTCACCGGGCCCGGGCCTTCCAGCTGATGCGGCGCCATCTGTTGGCGCTCTGA
- a CDS encoding DUF4388 domain-containing protein, which yields MSTPGGTAKSFALKFISGKYQGGEFPLKANKQIVVGRSSELDMVLVEDMVSRKHAKILFSDGAITIEDLGSTNGTFVNGEKVKQAKLKEGDRILIGTSILKLVHQGAESAAVDESVVKQKLEEAAAAQAARTTKASSMTGKIEEIPLPDLLQLFHTSKKNGVLVVNNAHEGRIYLRQGRVYYAVIDDNHNLGPQKSFNRIVTWEEGDFELRPADTQEFMVELDSSTEALLMDALRQLDEFKRLQPNLPPMATALRIAQPLSAPLKELTPEMLDVLQLVHNHGSLGGVLDHSDGDDVLTAESVVQLMKRDYVRAE from the coding sequence GTGAGCACTCCTGGCGGTACGGCGAAGTCCTTTGCCCTCAAGTTCATCTCCGGGAAGTACCAGGGCGGTGAGTTCCCGCTGAAGGCCAACAAGCAGATCGTCGTCGGACGGTCGAGCGAGTTGGACATGGTGCTGGTGGAGGACATGGTCTCGCGCAAGCACGCGAAGATCCTGTTCTCCGACGGAGCCATCACCATCGAGGACCTGGGGTCCACCAACGGCACCTTCGTCAACGGCGAGAAGGTCAAGCAGGCCAAGCTGAAGGAGGGGGACCGCATCCTCATCGGGACCTCCATCCTCAAGCTCGTGCACCAGGGCGCGGAGAGCGCCGCCGTGGACGAGAGCGTCGTGAAGCAGAAGCTGGAGGAGGCCGCCGCCGCCCAGGCCGCGCGGACCACCAAGGCCAGCTCCATGACGGGGAAGATTGAAGAGATCCCCCTCCCGGACCTGCTCCAGCTCTTCCACACGTCCAAGAAGAACGGCGTGCTCGTGGTGAACAACGCCCACGAGGGCCGCATCTACCTGCGCCAGGGCCGCGTGTACTACGCGGTCATCGACGACAACCACAACCTGGGCCCGCAGAAGAGCTTCAACCGCATCGTCACCTGGGAAGAGGGTGACTTCGAGCTGCGCCCCGCGGACACGCAGGAGTTCATGGTGGAGCTGGACTCCTCCACCGAAGCGCTCCTGATGGACGCCCTGCGGCAGCTGGACGAGTTCAAGCGCCTGCAGCCGAACCTGCCGCCCATGGCCACGGCGCTGCGCATCGCGCAGCCGTTGTCAGCGCCCCTGAAGGAACTGACGCCGGAGATGCTGGACGTGCTGCAGCTCGTGCACAACCACGGCTCGCTGGGCGGCGTGCTGGACCACTCGGACGGCGACGACGTGCTCACCGCCGAATCGGTGGTGCAGCTCATGAAGCGCGACTACGTGCGCGCGGAGTAG
- the selD gene encoding selenide, water dikinase SelD, with product MAGAKPVAPKKRLTEMSHCAGCAAKLKAGDLATVLGGLKGAASHPRALVGFNTNDDAAVYQVAPGMAVVETVDFFPPLVDDPFQFGAIAAANALSDIWAMGAKPLFALNLVCFPDELPLKTLQKILAGGQSKADEAGIPILGGHSIRDPEPKFGMAVTGVVHPKKVLTNAGAKPGDVLLLTKPVGTGIATTAIKRGLASKQLTKRVTAQMATLNKAAGEVFASGAFKVNALTDVTGFGLLGHLLEMMNGAKTRAAVDLERIPLIAEVPALAEQGVIPGGTKTNLAHVKKQVTFPEGLPEHIQWLLADAQTNGGLLASVPARHALKAVQALEKAGVDAALIGEVQAGRPGIDVIG from the coding sequence ATGGCGGGTGCGAAGCCGGTGGCGCCGAAGAAGCGCCTCACGGAGATGAGCCACTGCGCGGGCTGCGCGGCGAAGCTCAAGGCGGGGGACCTGGCGACGGTCCTGGGCGGGCTCAAGGGGGCGGCGTCCCACCCCCGGGCCCTGGTGGGCTTCAACACGAACGACGACGCCGCCGTGTACCAGGTGGCGCCGGGCATGGCCGTGGTGGAGACGGTGGACTTCTTCCCGCCGCTCGTGGACGACCCGTTCCAGTTCGGCGCCATCGCCGCGGCCAACGCGCTGTCGGACATCTGGGCCATGGGCGCGAAGCCGCTGTTCGCGCTCAACCTGGTGTGCTTCCCGGACGAGCTGCCGCTCAAGACGCTGCAGAAGATTCTGGCGGGCGGCCAGTCCAAGGCGGACGAGGCGGGCATCCCCATCCTGGGCGGCCACAGCATCCGCGACCCGGAGCCCAAGTTCGGCATGGCCGTGACGGGCGTGGTGCACCCGAAGAAGGTGCTCACCAACGCGGGCGCGAAGCCGGGGGACGTGCTGCTGCTCACCAAGCCCGTGGGCACGGGCATCGCCACCACCGCCATCAAGCGGGGCCTTGCGTCCAAGCAGCTCACGAAGCGCGTGACGGCGCAGATGGCCACGCTCAACAAGGCGGCCGGTGAGGTGTTCGCGTCGGGCGCCTTCAAGGTGAACGCGCTCACGGACGTGACGGGCTTCGGCCTGCTGGGCCACCTGCTGGAGATGATGAACGGCGCGAAGACGCGCGCGGCGGTGGACCTGGAGCGCATCCCGCTCATCGCGGAGGTGCCCGCGCTGGCGGAACAGGGCGTGATTCCGGGCGGCACCAAGACGAACCTCGCCCACGTGAAGAAGCAGGTGACGTTCCCGGAGGGGCTGCCGGAGCACATCCAGTGGCTGCTCGCGGACGCGCAGACCAACGGCGGCCTGCTGGCCAGCGTGCCCGCGCGCCACGCGCTCAAGGCGGTGCAGGCGCTGGAGAAGGCCGGCGTGGACGCGGCCCTCATCGGCGAGGTCCAGGCGGGCCGTCCCGGCATCGACGTCATCGGCTGA
- the rph gene encoding ribonuclease PH — MRSFNRGALDLRPVTLTPNVNRYAEGSVQVEFGHTKVLVTCSVEDRVPPHLMGKGSGWVTAEYGMLPRATHTRGSREAAKGKQSGRTMEIQRLIGRALRASVDLQALGVRTFTLDCDVIQADGGTRTASITGAYVALVLAMRSLNKPGLLKGLTPLAAVSVGVVNGEVRVDLDYDEDSTAEVDLNLVATGDGRIVEVQGTAEHKLFDRKSMDAMLDGGLAAIQQLTVAQAKVLG, encoded by the coding sequence GTGCGTTCCTTCAACCGTGGTGCGCTGGACCTTCGGCCTGTCACCCTCACGCCCAACGTCAACCGCTACGCGGAGGGCTCCGTGCAGGTGGAGTTCGGCCACACCAAGGTGCTCGTCACCTGCTCGGTGGAGGACCGCGTCCCGCCGCACCTGATGGGCAAGGGCAGCGGCTGGGTGACGGCTGAATACGGCATGCTCCCGCGCGCCACGCACACCCGCGGCTCGCGCGAGGCCGCCAAGGGCAAGCAGTCCGGCCGCACCATGGAGATCCAGCGCCTCATCGGCCGGGCCCTGCGCGCGTCCGTTGACCTGCAGGCCCTGGGCGTGCGCACCTTCACGCTCGACTGCGACGTCATCCAGGCGGACGGCGGCACGCGTACCGCGTCCATCACCGGCGCGTACGTGGCGCTGGTGCTGGCCATGCGCTCGCTCAACAAGCCGGGCCTCCTGAAGGGCCTCACCCCGCTGGCCGCGGTGTCCGTGGGCGTGGTGAACGGCGAGGTGCGCGTGGACCTGGACTACGACGAGGACTCCACCGCGGAGGTGGACCTCAACCTCGTGGCGACGGGTGACGGCCGCATCGTGGAGGTGCAGGGCACCGCCGAGCACAAGCTCTTCGACCGCAAGTCGATGGACGCGATGCTGGACGGAGGCCTGGCCGCCATCCAGCAGCTCACCGTCGCGCAGGCGAAGGTGCTGGGATGA
- a CDS encoding N-acetylmuramoyl-L-alanine amidase family protein yields the protein MSPRRFPLRPLLLACLLPALAGAGERGARIVIDPGHGGAKEGAKGPGELWEKEIALQIAQRLREKLEAAGSEVFLTRDRDAQMALSERVEFSNIQRPDLFLSIHANSMPTKRLRERTEGIETYFLSANASGEAARAVADRENAEAPTARSARGHSTLAFILDDLARTEAHSDASRLAYAIHPRLVSKSGAADRGVQQAPFFVLTGVEAPAVLIEVGFISHPQEGARLGKAAYQETLAEAIADGVQAFLRETRRRDSSPPQPVAGSTAP from the coding sequence ATGTCGCCGCGCCGCTTCCCCCTCCGCCCCCTCCTGCTCGCGTGCCTCCTGCCGGCCCTCGCCGGGGCGGGGGAGCGCGGTGCGCGCATCGTCATCGACCCCGGACATGGCGGGGCGAAGGAGGGCGCGAAGGGGCCCGGCGAGCTCTGGGAGAAGGAGATCGCCCTCCAGATTGCCCAGCGCCTGCGCGAGAAGCTGGAGGCCGCGGGCAGCGAGGTGTTCCTCACGCGCGACCGCGACGCGCAGATGGCGCTGTCGGAGCGGGTGGAGTTCTCCAACATCCAGCGGCCGGACCTCTTCCTCTCCATCCACGCCAACTCCATGCCCACGAAGCGCCTGCGCGAGCGCACGGAAGGCATCGAGACGTACTTCCTCTCCGCGAACGCCTCCGGTGAGGCGGCGCGGGCGGTGGCGGACCGTGAGAACGCGGAGGCCCCCACGGCCCGCTCCGCGCGCGGGCACTCCACGCTGGCCTTCATCCTGGATGACCTGGCGCGCACGGAGGCGCACTCGGACGCGTCCCGGCTGGCCTACGCCATCCACCCGCGCCTGGTGTCCAAGAGCGGTGCCGCGGACCGGGGCGTGCAACAGGCGCCCTTCTTCGTCCTCACGGGCGTGGAGGCGCCGGCGGTGCTGATTGAAGTGGGCTTCATCTCCCACCCCCAGGAGGGGGCCCGGCTGGGGAAGGCGGCCTACCAGGAGACCCTGGCGGAGGCCATCGCGGACGGGGTGCAGGCCTTCCTCCGGGAGACGCGCCGGCGGGACTCCTCGCCCCCGCAACCGGTGGCTGGATCCACGGCGCCCTGA
- a CDS encoding tetratricopeptide repeat protein, with amino-acid sequence MDEALKQLLTLGRGSFEKKQYAQAEQFLTKVVEQNPTFADVYNMLGIIYHDQGQFARAQRAFESALRLNPAYTEAALNLAVIYNDMGKYAEAKEVYQAALSRQKGAPGELDPYVMKKVANMYADIGDVFASSGVWQKAIEEYRRALAHFPEFVDIRLKLGNALRDAGDNTAAMAEYEQVIAQNPSYIPGRINYGIALYSAGRRDEAVKVWEDVLVRSPGNKSAQMYLNLVKDPGKAEVTG; translated from the coding sequence GCTCCTTCGAGAAGAAGCAGTACGCGCAGGCCGAGCAGTTCTTGACGAAGGTGGTCGAGCAGAATCCGACCTTCGCCGACGTCTACAACATGCTCGGCATCATCTACCACGACCAGGGCCAGTTCGCCCGGGCGCAGCGGGCCTTCGAGTCCGCGCTGCGGCTCAACCCCGCGTACACCGAGGCCGCGCTCAACCTGGCGGTCATCTACAACGACATGGGGAAGTACGCGGAGGCGAAGGAGGTCTACCAGGCCGCCTTGTCCCGCCAGAAGGGCGCCCCCGGCGAGCTGGACCCCTACGTCATGAAGAAGGTGGCCAACATGTACGCCGACATCGGCGACGTGTTCGCCTCCAGCGGCGTGTGGCAGAAGGCCATTGAAGAGTACCGCCGCGCGCTGGCGCACTTCCCGGAGTTCGTGGACATCCGCCTGAAGCTGGGCAACGCGCTGAGGGACGCCGGGGACAACACGGCGGCCATGGCGGAGTACGAACAGGTCATCGCGCAGAATCCGTCGTACATTCCTGGACGGATCAATTATGGAATCGCCCTGTACTCGGCGGGACGCCGTGACGAGGCGGTGAAGGTCTGGGAAGACGTGCTCGTGCGCAGCCCCGGCAACAAGAGCGCGCAGATGTACCTCAACCTGGTGAAGGACCCGGGGAAGGCGGAAGTGACGGGTTGA